The sequence CAAGAATCGGCGGCGTAGGGTTTGCGACGATGATTCTTCAGGCAATAAAAGATTTGATGACATGATGAGGCAGTCCTGAGGTACGAGAATGACTGCGCACCAATAGTTCTGGCTGGCGCGCGCGAGCTGCGGGTCTATGTCACCTCGACCCGGTAGATGATTCTAGCTCACTCGGCTTGGCGGCTAGGAATCGTTGTCTAGTTTTCGGGCCAGCTCACCGAGGCGTTTAACCAGTTCTTCAAAGCCTGCTTTTGGATCGTTTCGGGAGACCACATGGGCATTTGCTGGTTTACCCCAGAGTCCCCGGAAATCCGCCACGGTAGTTCCAAACAGTAATTGTGATTCTGTCTCGACATCGATAGTGGCGGGACGAGTTTCATATTCTAGGGTTCCTGCTGCGACTCCTGCGGCGAAGTAGTCGTGGACATGGGCAATGTAGCCCTGGTCGTAGTGCCGGTGGAACTCGAAGTAGAACCGCAAGGCATCAGAAAGATAGCGCACTAGTGGGTTGGATGCTTTGCTGAGCGTGCCTTCGGCGTCGCTGGCTAGAACCCATTCTGGTTCTTCGCAGCCTGCTTCTTCAGCCAGTTTCGCCAGGAACTCCGGCTGCATTTCAAAACGTTCCGTGGTGTCCAGCGAACAGACGATGGGGAGTTTCTCGGATTCGATGCCCTGTTCAGCTGCTGCAGTGTAGGCGGCAAAGACTTCCTTGGCTGCGTGCGGGTCCACATGGGTATTCCACTCTGCGGTGGGAGTCGTGTTGCCTTGGTGGTAGAAAGCACCGCCCATGATTACTACTTTGCGCAACAACCACGGTAGCTTTGGTTCACGGCGCAGAGCCAGCGCGAAGTTGGTCAGTGGCGCGCTAAGAAGGACCGTGAGTTCCCCGGGGTTGGCGCGGGCTGCTTCAATCCAACTGTCGACAGCGTCATGGTTGGCGATGGTGCTAGGGTCTGGATCAGGGAGTGTTGCGTAGCCAACGCCTTGAGGTCCATGGGTTTCCGGGGTCGTTACCAACGGAATTTCTAGGGGCTCGCGGGCACCGCTGAGCACCGGAACTTCAGACTTTCCGCACAGCTTGAGCAGAGCCGAATTGTTTGCAGCGACTTGCTCGACATCAACATTACCTGGAGTGCTGGTGACTGCCTCGATTTGCACATTATCGAGCGCGCAGAGATATGCCAAGGCCAGGGCATCGTCGATGCCGGTGTCGCAGTCGATGAGTAAACGATTCAAGAAATCGTTCTTTAGCTGCGATCCATCATGGCTATCCTGAGTCATTGTTCTCCCTCCCTTTTGACACTGATCCCGACCGATGCATGTCCCGTTGCACGGGTCGGTCACTACGTCAGGTCGCTATTCGGGCTCAGATAGTCGTACAACGCGCTGTCGATAGAATCTTCGAAGTGCAAATCCATCGTTACAACATCGAGAGGTTCGTTGTCCTTGCCCGCCATCTTGGCCTGTTGCGCATTTCGAGAGTCAGCTTTACCCAGATAGAAGAACTCGGTTCCTTCGGCATCGTCTTTCTTTACGAAGACGTGAAGATCCACTTCATTGTTGACGATGCGACGGACTTCATCGCTTGTCAACGTACGCCGTGACCTCGTGAACCATCGCAAATGCGAAGGATCCACCAGCTCATCCTGATAGGCAGTACTTGCGGAAACGTCCTCGGACTTATGGAGCGTCACGAAAATTGGACAGGTTTTGGATTCCATGTCGACTTTGTAGCCATAAAGAGTTGAAGTCCATTTTCTCGGCACTCCGAGCAACCTGGTGACTTCTTTGCGAGAGTACTGTCCCCCGACGATGAACGGATATCCTCCAATGTACCGATCGCTGACCAGCGCCACTCCAGTTTGGAGCAGATCATCAACTTCCTCAGTAAAGGATCCGTGCGTCCGGTAGGAATGCCTGAACCCAGCGTCCGGTGTGATGCTGTCATTTTCGATTGATGCTAGTCGGATGCCATAACGCGTCTGATCCACCTGGGCGTGGTTAGCGAGGCTTAGGGTCTCGACTGCGCTGAGCAATTCACGTTTAGTGGGTTCCAGCCCATACTCTCGAACCGCCGCAGCGAATTGATCGAACGTGATTGAGTCGTTCGACAACAATTCGCGGACCAGAACGAATTCGTGGATCCGCTTCGAGGTCAGCACTTCGTGCGACAGCAACGAAAGTGCACGCAGCTCATCCGTGCCGAGGTCGTGATCAATACTGAGCAGGCTTTTCACGAGCGTCGGGTAATTCTCCTTCTTCGTTGCGAGCAGAACGGGGTCGACTGATTTGAAGCGATAGAAGTCGAAAAGCCGCGGAGCTTGCCCAACACGGTTCTGCATGGCTTGCATCGATCCTCGCAGCTTTTGAATGCTGTCTAATGCCGTTGTCCTGATCGAATCAAGAACGCGCTGCTGGGCAATCTTGTCGAATCGAATACTCGATAGGCCAGCCATCACACCTGCTTGTTCGGTTGCGATCAGCTTTTCCTTCAGGGACTCCTTATTCAAGGATTCATCACCGAACAAGGCAATTGGAATCATGTAGTTGTTCGCATAGTTGCCAATGAAGTCAATAACAACCAGGTAATCCTTCATTGGCGCCTTGCGAAGTCCACGCCCAAGCTGCTGGACAAAGACAATCGCTGATTGCGTTTGCCTCAACATCACAACTTGATTCACACTTGGGATGTCGACCCCTTCGTTGAAGATATCCACCGTGAGGATGTAATCGAGATCGCCCGCTTCAAGCTGGGAAACAACTTGCTCGCGCCGCTCAATCGAGTCATCACCACTGAGGCTTAGGGTTCGGAGTGCTTTTCCGCGAAGTTTCTGCTGATTCAGGGCGGCAGACAAGGCATTAGCTTCGTCTTTCCTGGAGCAGAAAATCAACCCTTTGGGCGCGGCACCGGCCTGTCCATACTTGGTTAATGCATCGACCACATGATGTACACGATCCGCGGTCACGAGGTGCGATAGATCTTCGGAACTATCGCGGACCGATTCATCATCAAGGGTAACGTCCGCGATTCCGTAATAGTGGAATGGACTGAGCATGTTCTCTTCTAATGCATGGTTCAGCCGAATCTCGTATGGAACGTTGTAATCGAAGAACTCAAATACGTTGAACCCGTCGCTACGTTCTGGAGTCGCTGTCAGCCCAAGCAAGAACTTCGGTTTCAGATAGGCCAAGACCTTCTTATACGTCGGCGAGCCGACCCGGTGAGCCTCGTCGACAATGACATAGTCAAAGGTGTCTGGCTCAATCAACTGCAGCACTACATCCTGAGACAGGGTCTGAACTGTCGCGAAAACATACTTTCGATCGCTCTGCTTCGAAACACCAGCCAGCTTGCCAAACTGGTCTGCATCCCCACCGATGACTCGTCGGTACTCCTTCATTGTCTTGTCCAGGATTTGTTCTCGGTGAACAACAAAAAGGAATCGTTGCGGATGTGCAGCCCGGACTTCAAGAGCTGACAGAATCGTTTTTCCGGTACCCGTAGCCGAGATAACGATGGCCTTGGACTCCCCACTAAGGCGAACCTTTTCCAATGCTTTAAGTGCTTCGGACTGCATCTGATTGGGAAGAATCGGCATGAGCTGGTCAGCCCAATTGATGTCGCCGCCTAGACCGCTAGATCCGGAAAGTCCTGCAGCAACTTCGTCGATGAGTTGTTCGTCCGCCTGTTCCTGTTTCTTGGCAATCTCGATCTTCTTGCGTGGCGGAGGCGGCGTGTATTGCGCCGCATACAAATCAATCCATTCCTGACTCAACGGCTGAGAGTCGGCCAGTTGATTTCCAGCTAGATCAGCTAGCTGGACCGCCAAGTCGCTGTTGTTCGCGGCCGTGACTTTCAGATTCCACTCATGGTTTTTGACGATGGCGTTGCCAGTAAGGTTCGAGCTACCGATCATTGCTGTAACCACATCAGCCGACTTAAAAATGTAGCCTTTCGGGTGGAAGGCATCAGCACTATGAATTCGGACGTCAATGCCAAGGTTTGCCAGGTTCAACAGTTCGCTGAATGCAGACGGAGAGTTGAATCCTAAGTAGTCCGAAGTGACAATGGTGCCGCGGCCAGAAAACTCCACGAGCTCTTGTTTGAGCATGGCAATTGCGTTGGGAGTTACGAAGGCAACCGAGAATATGAACTCATCGCATCTTGCTAACTCCTCGCGGAGGATACGTAGAACGGTATTGCCATCAGCGTTCAAAACCACGCGTGGGTGGTGGTGACGGCGAGACTGTATTTTCCCATCCAGAAAGCCGTAGGTGACATCACCAGAAAGACCACCGGTGAACGCAATATCAGCGTTGAGTGCCATCATGCAGCCTGGATGATTTCTACAGCGGGAATATCCGCAGGGGCCCATTCTAAGGCACCAAGCTCGCCGCGTTTCAACCATTTAGTTGCTTCATGTTCCGTGAGCTGCGGTTCACCATCGACCAGCTCGCAGTAGAAAGTCGTCAGTGTAACAATCCCAAAGTCGTATTCGTACGTTGTGGTGACCACTTCGTCAGCTACTGTGACGGTACAGAGCAATTCCTCTTGAATTTCGCGTTCGAGAGCCTGTCGGGGCGTTTCGCCAGATTCAATCTTGCCACCAGGGAATTCCCACATGCCTCCGAGACTGCCACCGAGTCCACGCTGCGCGCAAAAAATCTCATCATTCCGAACAATAACTGCCCCGACAACATTGATTTGCTTCTTCAACATAATCCCCCACTGACGTCTCTATTGATCAAAAGTTTCCGCTACTTGCGATCATATCTGGCACGCAAGACAATTTGCAGGCTCGTGAGTGAGCCGATGTATCCGGTCGAAGTTGCCCAGAGCAAACCATACTTAGACAGGCTTGTATAAACACAGAAAAGACCACGCTTCGATTCCCGTGTGGAAAACGAAACGTGGTCTCTAAAGATATTAAGAGGATCACTATCCTTCGACGCGCTGTACCTGACCGACCAAGAAGACATAAGACAGGATGCCAGCTGCCGCAATGACCGTCATGTAAATGAAGGCTGGACCGAAATCGGTCGCCGAGACCAGCAAGCCAATCACGATCGGGGTGGCAATCGAGGACAGGTTGCCGATGAAGTTGAACATGCCACCAGTCAAACCAATCAGGCGTGACGGTGCCAGTGCAGAAACCAACGACCACGTAATCGAGGCCAGGCCATTGCCGAAGAAGGCGATAGACATGAACGTGATGACCAGTGCGGTGCTGTCGGTGAAGATTGCACCAATCATGCTCATGGAGAGCAACAGTCCGGTGATGATTGGCAGCTTGCGGGAAGTGCCCAGGCTTACTCCACGCTTGAGCATGTAGTCAGAGAGAACACCACTGATCAGTACGCCGGCCAAGGCCGCAATGAATGGCAAAGACGTCAGGAATCCGGTCTTGATGTAGTCCATGTGACGGTAGGTCACCAAGTAGGTTGGGAACCAAGTCAGGAAGAACCACAATGTGGAGGTCAGGCAGAACTGGCCGATGTAGATGCCCCAGAGCTTGCGGCGTCCCAGCACCAGAGCAAAGTCAGCCTTGCTCAGCTTCGGTGCAGCCGTCTTGTTCTTGGCGCTGCCTAGATCAACTAGTCCGCCACCTTCACGGATGTACTCAATTTCAGCGGCGTTTGCCTTCTTGGAATCCACTGGGTTTCGGTACATGAAGAACCAGATCAAACCCCAGATGACGCCAACGCCACCGGTCACCACGAAGACCCAGTGCCAGGTCAATGCGTGCTGCAACCAGATCAATGCTGGAGTCAGCAGCGCCAGGCCAATGAACTGGCCCGAGGTGTAGAAGCCAATGGCAGTAGCGCGTTCGCGCTCGGGGAACCACGCGGTGACCACCTTGTTGTTGATGGGGTACGCAGGGGCTTCAAAGCCACCAACAGCCAACCGCAAAACAATCAAAGCAATGAAGCTTCCGGCCATGCCCATGAAGATCGTGGCCACCGACCACAGCACCAGGCAGATTGGATACAGCAGACGAGGCTGAACTCGGTCTACCAGCCATCCGCCGGGAAGCTGCATGGCAGCGTAGGTCCAGCCAAAGGCAGAGAGCAACAGACCTTGCTGTGCTGTGTCCAGGCCGAATTCTTCGGAAATCAAGGGCGCTGCAACCGAAAGGTTTGAACGATCCATGTAGTTGATGACTACGGTCAGGAACAACATGAACGCTACGGCGTAGCGCATCTTTGTGGCTTTGCCCGAGACCTTGTGTGTGGCAGCTGACGACACTGTCGACTGAGACATGCGATTTACCATTCTGCGAAGGATCCGTCCTTGTGACGCCAAATTGGGTTGCGCCAGCGGTGACCTTCAGCTGCGCGTTCAATGACGTACTCTTCATTCACGTCAATGCCTAGTCCTGGACCCTCGGGGATGGCGACCATGCCATCCTCGTAGGCGAAGACCGACGGATCATTGACGTAGTCAAGGAGATCGTTGGATTTGTTGTAATGAATTCCCAGGGACTGCTCCTGGATAAAGGCGTTGTACGCACCGGCATCGATCTGCAGGTTCGCTGCCAGTGCGATGGGGCCCAGTGGGCAGTGCAAGGCCACTGCAACGTCATAGGCTTCAGCCATCGCAGCAATCTTGCGCGCTTCAGTGATGCCACCACAGTGCGAAGGATCCGGCTGAATGATGTCCACCGCTCCGCTGGCCAAGACATCCTTGAAGTCCCAACGGGAGAACAGCCGCTCGCCCAAGGCAATCGGAGTACTGGAATTGCGCAATGGCTCCAGCATGGAGTTCACGTTTTCACTGAGTACCGGTTCTTCAATGAACATCAGCTTGAAGGGCTCTAGTTCCTTGAGCAGGACTTTGGCCATTGGCTTGTGCACTCGACCATGGAAGTCAACGCCGATGCCTACGTTCTCTCCTACTGCGTCGCGGACAGCCTGAACGTTCTCCAAGCACCCCTGAACCTTGTCCCAGGTATCGATGTACTGGAGTTCTTCGGTGCCGTTCATTTTCACTGCAGTGAAGCCACGTTCAACAGCGGCCTTCGCGGCGGCTGCGGTATCCGACGGGCGGTCGCCGCCAATCCATGAGTACACGCGGATCTTGTCGCGCACCTTGCCACCGAGTAGCTCATAGGCAGGAACCCCAAGGGCTTTGCCCTTGATGTCCCACAGCGCCTGGTCGATGCCGGCCAAGGCGCTCATCATGATGCCGCCACCGCGGTAGAAGCCGCCGCGGTACATTACCGTCCACAGGTCCTCGATGTTTCGCGGATCCTGGCCGATGAGGTAATCCGAAAGTTCCTCAACTGCTGCGGCAACAGTGGATGCGCGGCCTTCGAGCACTGGCTCGCCCCAACCGACAATTCCCTCGTCGGTTTCGATCTTCAGGAACAACCAGCGAGGTGGCACCATGTACGTGGTCAGTTTTGTAATTTTCATGCAGACTTCCTCATCTCATGGATCGTTTGGTAGGCAGAGACAAGATTGCCTGCCCTCGTTTTCAGGTCTTCAAGGCTTCGTCCGGACTTGTAAAGGGAGGAGCCGATGCCAAAACCTGTGGCCCCGGCTTCCAGCCATTGCGCCATGTTCTCCTCGTTGATGCCCCCGACAGGGATCAGGCCAATGCCGGAGGGAATCACGGCGGTCCACGCCTTGAATCCCGCTAGGCCTACTTGCTCGGCAGGGAAAATCTTGACGTTCGTCGCTCCGGCTTCAATGGCATCAAAGGCGTTGCTCGGAGTAGCAGCACCTGGGAACGAATCCATGCCCAGCGCCACCGTTTCTTGAATAACCCGCACGTTGGTGTTTGGTGAAACAATGATTTGCGAGCCCGCCTCGTGGCACGAGCGAACTTGGTCTACGGTGAGCACAGTACCTGCACCAACTACTGCGTCTTCAGGTAGCGCACCGCGTAAAATTTCGATGCTCTTCAATGGCTCCGGGGAATTCAGCGGTACCTCCAAAGACCGAAAACCGCTGGCATAGAGCGCTTCGCCAACGCCTTGAGCTTCCGAAGGATGAAGACCTCGCAAAATGGCTACGAGTCCGGCAGCCTTCAAAGTTGTCGTCAGTTCATTCACGGCAAAACCTTTCTTGATAAATCGTGTGGCAAGTTGGTGGCTCAGACCGAGGGGGTCTGCAGGAGGCCTTGTGCGCTTGCAACGGCCCAGATTCCCCGAGGGGCTGTGCCTTGCAGTTCGCGCACCTGATCAATTCCGAAAATATTCAGCGCCCTGGTGTACCTGGAGCTGAGTTCCTTATTGCCGCAGATGGTCAGCGACAGGGCGTCGTTGGTGGCTTGCTTGCCAAGAACGGAACAGATTTCAGCACCGATCATCAGGCCAGAGAGATAGTTACTGACTTCGTTTTTTTCCAAACGCTCGGTCAGAACCAAGGTTCTCGCAGAGAAGGCCGTGAGCATCAGATCCGCAGCGCCCTCGCCCGATTGCGATACCTTCACACCTCGCTCAAAGGCCGACCAATTCGCCGATGGTGCTGGCTCGATGAGCTTGGAGAGGATGGACTGGGTGCTGAGCAGTGCAAACGTCTCACCAGTCATGGAAGTGCAGAATTCTGTAATCGTGCGTCCGGAGACCTTGACCCATTTGGAGTGCGTCCCCGGGAGCAGGAACAGCTGCTCTTCGGAGTCATCTGCGTTCAGGGCGGCAAGATCAATGGCACCGAGGATTTGAGTTTCTTCGCCCCGCATGACGTCTGGAAGTTCTTTGAGGTCCAAGACGCCGGGAATGATCTGCATCGTTCGGCCCGGAGCGATCTCCACTGATGCCAACTCGAATGCTGGATCAGCCAAATTGGCTGGAACTGGTCGGTAGGCCGCTTCGGTCCAGCCCTGCTGACTGCCCACCATTCCGCAGGCGATCACGGGGACATTCTCGAAGTTATCCAGCCAATCGCCGCACAGTTCGGTCAGCGTCGCCTTGAAGGCCTCATCGAGGGACTGGGTCTCGGCTTGCGCCTTCGAGGCCACTTGCATGATGCCAAGAGCTGCACTGCGTTCCGCCACGATGTGGCCATCGGCGCCCATGAGGTAGGCGCGTGCGGACGTAGTTCCCCAGTCCAAGGCGATCAACTGGGCTTCGGCGATGTTTGTCATAACTCCTGTTTTCATTTCATGGACTGCACAAGATCGTTCAGCTGTGCTCCCCTTCACATCTGAATAGTGTCGGAGGTATCCCAATAGTTCAAAAGGCGTTGTATATAGTGGGATGAAATACTCTGATCTTTTCATACCAAGGAACACGTCATGACCATGAATCCCGAACCCACCACAGACGATTCAATTGACGCTCCTCCTCCGGGCACGCTCACACTTTCTCGCGGACTGGAGATTCTGCGCGCTGTTGGCCGCGGTGCGACGAATCTGAATGAAGTGGCAGCCGCAGCCAATATCGGAAAGAGCGCTGCGCAACGCATGGTGAAGCTCCTGGTGCAACGCGGATTCTTGCGCAGCACCCATGGCACCGATTTCAGCCTGGGTCCGGCACTGATCGAGCTGGGTTTCCATGCCCTCTATCAAAGCCCGGTCCCTGTTATTGCGAAACCCATTTTGGAAGAGCTCGCCCGCAAGTACCAGGACACGGTGCATCTGGCGGTGGAAGACGAAGCGCAGGTGCTTTATGTCGACAAAGTCCCTGGAACTCGCGGCGCGCAAATGCGCTCACGAGTCGGACAGCGCATGCCTCTAAGCCGCACCGGCATCGGCAAAGCGCTCCTGCTTGATACTCCCCTGCGCTGGGAATCCACCTTTGATTCCGAGTCGCCTGTAGAACAGGCCTCGCATCAAACCAAGGAGGCGTTCCTGTCCAGGATGAAAGCCTACGCAAAAGAAGGCATCGCATTGGACCTGGAAGACAATGAGCCTGGCATCCGATGCGTCGCCGCACCGATCCGCGACGGCAGCGGCCAGATCATAGCCGCCATCAGCATGTCTGCCACCAATCCCTACATGCCTGACGAGCGGATGAAAGCGCTCAAGTCCGTGATGGGATCTACCGCCACGCAAATTTCGCGCAAGTTGGGCTACTCGGGCAAGACCTTCTAGGCCACTTCGCATTTAGAGTGCGAAGAGGTAGTCCATACCTAGATGGGGACCGGATGTCCCTCCGTCTATTCGACATCGATAAGCACCGATTCCGCGAAGTCCGCCACGCGTGGGACAGCACTAGGAAAGTCGTGCGGATTGAGCCCTGGTCGATCGTGTTTACTGATCTGGATAATGGAAAGAACTTGGATATCGTGGACGGACGCCGTGACACAGCAGTGAAACGATGGTAGAAATCCGGCCACGGTATTGGCGTCAAAGGGTGTAGTACGTCGCAAAATACAAGTCATCGGAATTCTGCAAGGCGGTGCGAGATAATCTGCCGAACATTAAGGTCAGTGTGGACCATTTCCACGTGATTCAGCGGGCGATCCTGATGATCATGCAGGTCCGCCGGCGCAACTCCCACGAAGTGCACGAGCGTCGCGGCCGGGCGGCTGATCCGGCCTACAAGTACCGGCACCTTTTGAAAGCCGCGGATACCCATGAATTCCAATCCAGATGGGCGGTGCAGGAGAAATCCCTGATAAGAACAAAATGGTTGAGATGAAGTCGATGTACCGCACATTCGCTGCGTGAAGGAGTGAGTTTTTGGTGTTCAGCCGAGCGAGGCTGCCGAACGCCACGAAAGAGGCAGCGAATCTGACAGCGAAGAACCTGAAACGCATCGGTCGAGGCTATAGGGATCATGGTCATTATCGGCTTCGGACTCTCGTACGTGAATACTGGAACGTCCGCAACCAACGCTTCCACCATGAAGACGCACGTCAGCACCCAAGCCTCTGGCAAGAGTCGAAGCCCAGCAGGGTCAAGAATTCTGATATTGGTTCCAAACTATCGAACGTAGGTGATGATGTGCGCATTCAGGCAGCCGAGTCCAAACGAACCGCGTAACCAAGCCGTTCATGTTCCTCAGCGGTAATCGTTGAAGGCAGGTGCCTTGCCGCGGGACCATCATCCGGGTTCGGGTACGGCGTTGGGAAAGCCTCCATCTTGCTCCTGCGGTTCCGCGTCGTTGGAATATCGCAGCGATTTGCTCTCAGCTGAATACTTAAGTGATAATCATTCTCATTATGAATAACGAAAATGCCGTTCAAGTTTCCTTGCGCGGCGAGCCATCACCAGGCCATCCGGTCTTCCAGCTGCGAAACGCCCGCCTGTCCGTGCGTGCAAGTGCGCAATCACTGCTGGCGGTCGATGAACTCACGCTATATCCTGCAGAACGCGTCGTCATCACCGGCCCCTCGGGAGCCGGAAAATCCCTGCTCTTGTCCATGATCACCGGACGCTGGGCGCCCGCGCTGGAATTCTGCGGCACCCGTACCTGCCATGCTTCGCGCATCGGCTATATTCCACAGCGCGGACAAGACGCCCTGCATCCGTTGCTGCCCCTGGGCCGGCAACTGGCCAAGGCCACCGCCGCCGCCGCGCAACGGGTTGGCGAAGTCCTCGCCGCCGTGGGGCTCGATGATCCGAGACTGCTTGGCAGGCGTCCTGCCGAGCTCTCCGGCGGACAGGGGCAACGCGCAGCCATCGCACTAGCAGTGCTCAGCGGTGCGCCGCTGATCTTGGCCGATGAACCAACCAGCGCGCTGGACCACAGCTCACGAGACCGCACCCTGTCAATGCTCCAAAGCGTCCTGACCGAAAAGCAAACCCTGGTCATGGTCACCCATGATCCCGTGGCAGCCCAGGCGCTGGCCACCCGGCAGCTGGCCGTGGACTCGGGAAGAATCATCCCCCTCCAGTCCGCGGCAGCGCAACGGGCCACCGCATGAGCGGCCCCGCACTAGAGGTTGCGGAAGTCAGCGCCTCGCATTCGCGTGGCACCGGAACCCGCCAGGTCCTGGCCCCATTGTCCTTCAGCCTGCCCGCCGGCCAAACACTGGCCATCACCGGAGAATCCGGGGCCGGGAAGAGTACCTTGGCCGAAATCATCCTCGGTCTGCGTCCGCCGGCCACAGGCCAAGTCAAGGTGCACGGAGAAGCCTGGGTCGGGCCACGGCGCCCGGTCCAGCTGCACCAGCGCCGGCTGGTCCAAGGGGTCCCGCAGGACCCGTCCGCGGCCTTCGTGCCGCGCTGGAGCATTCGCGCTTTCATGGCGCAGGCCATCTCCCGCTTGGTTCCCGGGGGCAATGCCCGGGAGCTGATTTCCATGGCCGCGCAGCTGGCCCAGCTTGAAATGGCCCTGCTGGACCGACGCCCGCAGGAACTGTCCAGCGGCCAGCTGCAGCGAGCGGCCCTGGCCCGCGCCGTCGCGGTGCAGCCCCATGTGCTGGTCGCCGATGAACCCACCAGCGCATTGGATCCACGCACCGCCGAACAGGTTGCCACCCAGCTGTTCTCCGCCGCGTCACTGACCGGCACCACCTTGCTGCTGGTCACCCACGATCCGCAGCTGGCCGCGCGATGCTCGCGCACCATCGACATCCACCCGCCCCAACGCCGCATCACCCACCCAAGGAGCTTCCCCGCATGAGACTTACCCGCCGTACCCCGGCCTGGCTCGCCCTGGCCATCTGCTCGTCCTTGTCGCTCACCGGTTGCTTCTCCGCAGCCGCCGAACAGGCCTCGGGCGAAGACCGGATCAGCGTGGCGCATATGCAGCCGCCGCGATCGGGGCTCAGCCCGCTAAGCGATGACGCGTTCAAGCTCTCGCGCTGGTCCGCCGCCGAAACCCTGGTGACCCTGGACGAGGACGGAACGGCCCAACCGGGACTCGCCACCGGCTGGGAGCGAATTAGCGATCTGGTCTGGGAATTCTCCATCCGGCAGGAGGTCACTTTCCACAACGGGAAGCCGCTCACCGCGCAGGCCGCAGCGCATTCCCTGCAGCAGGCCATTGATTCCATCCCGGTACCGCGCATCCTCAACGGCACCACGCTGGAAGTCGACGTGCACTCCGCAGAGAAAATCCGGGTCGCCACCGCGGATCCGGACCCGCTGCTGCCCCAGCGCCTGTCCAGCCCGCAGCTGGCGATCTTCGATGCTGCGGCCTATGCCGCTAACGGGGTGGATCCGGCAGGTACCGGAACCGGCCCCTTCCGAATCGTGGCCGTGGACGGAATTTCCGGCGCGACCTTGGACCGCTACGACGGCTACTGGGGCGAGCCAGCCGCAGCTGCGGGCATCGACGTGAAGTTCGTGCCCGATGGCACCGCCCGCGCCGCTGCGCTGCGCACCGGAGAAGCGGACATTGCCGAGGCCATCCCGGCCGGCCAGGCCGCCTCCGTGGATCAGCAGCTGCTCACCGAAGTTGCGATGCCGCGCACCAATACGCTGTACCTGAATACCGAATCGGGGCCTTTTGCCGATCCTGCGGTCCGCGCGGCCGCACGCGCCGCGGTGGACCGGGTAGCTATTGTGCAATCGGTGTACGAGAGCCGCGCCGATGTTGCCGAGGGGCTGCTGGGCCCGGCCCTGCCCTACGCGGCGAAGCTGCGTGAATCCGAAGAATACCGCCAGTTGCTGGAACAGCGCGCCGAGCCGGCCAAGGTCAAAGACGTGAAGATCAGCCTGGGCACCTTCACCGACCGCGCCGAGCTGCCTGAGGTTGCCGTCATCTTGGAGCAGCAACTCGAAGCGGCCGGCTTCGATGTGCAACAGGATGTGCGCGAATACCAGTACATCGAAGCGGACGCACTGGATGGGGCTTTCGACGCCTTCATCCTCTCGCGCGCCACCGTCCTGGACTCCGGTGACCCGGTAGCCTACCTGGCCTCGGACTTCACCTGCACCGGCGGTTTTTCCATC comes from Glutamicibacter arilaitensis Re117 and encodes:
- a CDS encoding DUF3427 domain-containing protein — encoded protein: MMALNADIAFTGGLSGDVTYGFLDGKIQSRRHHHPRVVLNADGNTVLRILREELARCDEFIFSVAFVTPNAIAMLKQELVEFSGRGTIVTSDYLGFNSPSAFSELLNLANLGIDVRIHSADAFHPKGYIFKSADVVTAMIGSSNLTGNAIVKNHEWNLKVTAANNSDLAVQLADLAGNQLADSQPLSQEWIDLYAAQYTPPPPRKKIEIAKKQEQADEQLIDEVAAGLSGSSGLGGDINWADQLMPILPNQMQSEALKALEKVRLSGESKAIVISATGTGKTILSALEVRAAHPQRFLFVVHREQILDKTMKEYRRVIGGDADQFGKLAGVSKQSDRKYVFATVQTLSQDVVLQLIEPDTFDYVIVDEAHRVGSPTYKKVLAYLKPKFLLGLTATPERSDGFNVFEFFDYNVPYEIRLNHALEENMLSPFHYYGIADVTLDDESVRDSSEDLSHLVTADRVHHVVDALTKYGQAGAAPKGLIFCSRKDEANALSAALNQQKLRGKALRTLSLSGDDSIERREQVVSQLEAGDLDYILTVDIFNEGVDIPSVNQVVMLRQTQSAIVFVQQLGRGLRKAPMKDYLVVIDFIGNYANNYMIPIALFGDESLNKESLKEKLIATEQAGVMAGLSSIRFDKIAQQRVLDSIRTTALDSIQKLRGSMQAMQNRVGQAPRLFDFYRFKSVDPVLLATKKENYPTLVKSLLSIDHDLGTDELRALSLLSHEVLTSKRIHEFVLVRELLSNDSITFDQFAAAVREYGLEPTKRELLSAVETLSLANHAQVDQTRYGIRLASIENDSITPDAGFRHSYRTHGSFTEEVDDLLQTGVALVSDRYIGGYPFIVGGQYSRKEVTRLLGVPRKWTSTLYGYKVDMESKTCPIFVTLHKSEDVSASTAYQDELVDPSHLRWFTRSRRTLTSDEVRRIVNNEVDLHVFVKKDDAEGTEFFYLGKADSRNAQQAKMAGKDNEPLDVVTMDLHFEDSIDSALYDYLSPNSDLT
- a CDS encoding nucleoside hydrolase, which gives rise to MTQDSHDGSQLKNDFLNRLLIDCDTGIDDALALAYLCALDNVQIEAVTSTPGNVDVEQVAANNSALLKLCGKSEVPVLSGAREPLEIPLVTTPETHGPQGVGYATLPDPDPSTIANHDAVDSWIEAARANPGELTVLLSAPLTNFALALRREPKLPWLLRKVVIMGGAFYHQGNTTPTAEWNTHVDPHAAKEVFAAYTAAAEQGIESEKLPIVCSLDTTERFEMQPEFLAKLAEEAGCEEPEWVLASDAEGTLSKASNPLVRYLSDALRFYFEFHRHYDQGYIAHVHDYFAAGVAAGTLEYETRPATIDVETESQLLFGTTVADFRGLWGKPANAHVVSRNDPKAGFEELVKRLGELARKLDNDS
- a CDS encoding (deoxy)nucleoside triphosphate pyrophosphohydrolase, with the protein product MLKKQINVVGAVIVRNDEIFCAQRGLGGSLGGMWEFPGGKIESGETPRQALEREIQEELLCTVTVADEVVTTTYEYDFGIVTLTTFYCELVDGEPQLTEHEATKWLKRGELGALEWAPADIPAVEIIQAA
- a CDS encoding MFS transporter, giving the protein MSQSTVSSAATHKVSGKATKMRYAVAFMLFLTVVINYMDRSNLSVAAPLISEEFGLDTAQQGLLLSAFGWTYAAMQLPGGWLVDRVQPRLLYPICLVLWSVATIFMGMAGSFIALIVLRLAVGGFEAPAYPINNKVVTAWFPERERATAIGFYTSGQFIGLALLTPALIWLQHALTWHWVFVVTGGVGVIWGLIWFFMYRNPVDSKKANAAEIEYIREGGGLVDLGSAKNKTAAPKLSKADFALVLGRRKLWGIYIGQFCLTSTLWFFLTWFPTYLVTYRHMDYIKTGFLTSLPFIAALAGVLISGVLSDYMLKRGVSLGTSRKLPIITGLLLSMSMIGAIFTDSTALVITFMSIAFFGNGLASITWSLVSALAPSRLIGLTGGMFNFIGNLSSIATPIVIGLLVSATDFGPAFIYMTVIAAAGILSYVFLVGQVQRVEG